GTCAGAAGAGGGAGTTCAAGGTAAAGAACCAGGAGGAGGAGCCAGGGGTCCTCTCCCCAGACACAAAGGGCCCTAAGTTCTTCCCTGTCCCCACAATCGTCCCTGGAAGGCCCCAGGCAGAGTTCCCGGAAGTGACGTACCTGACTTCCGCCTTAGGGCGGTCCGGGGGACCGCGAGGCTGTCTTCATCACTTGGGGCATGGATTCAGGTCGCCAGAGGGAGGAGTCCCGGGCGTGGGCTCAGCTCTGGCACCTGAGGGACAGGGCCGGCTCCAGCACCCGTCAGGTGAGGACTCAGAGGGAGGGCTGGCGGTAGCTTTCCTCGCGGAGGGGGGGccccaacgccccccccccccggaaggaCCCCCCCGCGGGGTCCCGGATGTGGTTGATCCCAACGTCCATCTTGGGAGCCCGAGGGCCTCGCTTTCTCTGACGGGAAGCGGGCCCCGGTGGTCGGAGGGACGTGCCGCCGGCTGGGGTGGCCAGGTTAAGGTGAGGACCCAGAATGAGGGCTGAGGAGGAGCTCTcgctctccacccccacctcgcTCATCGTCTGCCTCACAGGCCCCACGCAGGGCCCCAGATGGGCCTAATCCGGGCCTCCATTTTGAGagcctgaggggaaaaaaggcttTTGTCTGAGGGGCGTGAACTCAAGTCCTCAGAGGGAGGAGGCCCAGGCTCTGCCAGGCCTCAAGGTGAAGACCCTTATGGAGGGCCGAGGGGATCTCTTTCCAGataaagcgggggggggggggccacgcAGATACCCTTCCTGGTCGCCGGCCTTGGGTGGCCCGGAGCAGGGCGCTTAGGCCGAGGCGCCTCCCCCAACCCTCTGTACTTCCTTGTGGGTGGTTTCTGGGAGCCTCGGCCCGCGGGCCTCATTCTCGGGTTCGCCAAAGGGAGAGGGCGCAGGCCCCGTCGAGAGTCCGTGGGGAGTCCTCGAGAAGGACTGTggctctgccccgcccccccccaaaccctAAGGAACCTCTCCAGAAGTTTCTCGTGACCCCTTCTGTCAGCCCCCGGGGACCCCGGAAGATAGCGTCAGGCGGAACCTCCTTCTGTTTCCGAATCGGGGGTCTCAGGGAGGTGAGAGCCTTGGTCTGAAGGACCCAATATCTGGTGATCGAAGAGAGGAGTTTCAGACCCTGCCAGGTAGAAGGGTGAGGATCTTTAGGGCCGAGAGGATAGGGCGGGCCCCGCGGAAACCTGTCTTGTCTTTCAGCCGTGAGGGGCCCCAGCCAGGGCTGTCAGATACAGATGCCCCGTCCGCCCTGCTCACCTCCTTGCCTAGTGTCTTTGGAAGAAGGGGGCGTTTCCCTGAGGGCAACATTCTTAGGTCAACGAAAAGTGGCTTCAGGCCCTCCCAGGAATAAATAGGGATACCCTGAGGAGAGCTGGGGGTCACCCTCAAGCCAGAACACGGAGGGAATTGCGTGGAGACCCACACAACCCCAGGCCATCAGCCCTAGTATACACCAGGCAGGCCCGGGAGGCCGAAGCCCAGCTTCAGTCCCTTCTCGGTGGCATTAGGGAGGGGACAGCCTTGGTCTGAGAGGTGCAACCTCAAGTACAGGGGGAGGagccccagccctgcaggagTCAAGGTGAGGACTCTGATGTGGGACCGGAGGACCTTCAGCCGTGGATAGAGGGGTCTCCAGCCCTGTCCTGCTCCTGCCGTCAGCCCTGCGAGGCTCTAAGTAGAGCTGTAAGGCAGAAGCATCTTCCTGCAACCCCCTGTCACCCCCTCACTTATTTGGCCTCTCCAGGAGACAGAGCCTCCGGGTGAGGGATGCAGCCTCAGGTCTGCAGAAAGGAAGGAATGCAGGCCCAATACGAATTGCTAATGGAAGGCTAAGGGTAATTTCCACTCCAGACAAAGAGGTCCCCACAGAAACCTGCCCCGCCCCTGGTAGCCCAGGAGCATGTCAGTCTACCTGAGTCCCCCCTGTTTCCAGCTGGCATGGCGGGGGGTGGATCTCAGGGAAGTAAGGATCTTTGTCTGGAAAGGCCACTCAGGTCACCAGAGGTAGGCATCTCAGCTCCTGCTGGCCACTGAGTTAAGTACCAGGAGGGATGACGAAATCGAGCCACCATCCCAAAACATCCTGGATTTTAACCCCTGCTGTCAGCCCTGGAAGATCTTGGGCAGGGATGGGTGGATGTGACACCTCTTCACTTGTCTCATTGGTCTCAAGGAAGTGAAGGCCTTGGTCTGACAGGACAGCCTCACACCAGCAGAGGGAGTCATGTCAGACCATCGAGAGAGGAACCCCAGGCTCTCCCAGGAGTTAAAATGAGGGCCCTGAATAAGGATTGGGGGCTCTCCCCACCTCTGGCCCTTGGAGAGATAagtccccttctcccctctgcttccgcCTAGGGAAACCCTGGTACACAGTGTCCAGAGGTAATGCACCCTCACTGCTACTTGAACTACCTGGTGGTCTCAAGGAGCTGGAGGCAGTTAGCAGAGGCATGAGTCTAAGGTTCTGCCAGGAGTTAATGTGAGGATGGAGGATGCGGTGGACCCCTACTCAAGAACAGATGGGgcccagctgcccctgcccctgccgtcAGACAAGATAGGACCCAGGGCATGGCGTTTGAATGTGGCACCCCGTTCGCTTCCTCCTCTCTTGTCTCACGGCGGTGAGGCCTTGGGTTAAGGAAGGTGACCTCAGGTCAACAGAGGGAGGAGTCCCACACCCTGGCAGGCATCAAGGTAAGGACAGGTGACCCCCTGTTCCAGAAGAGAGATCCCCAGAGTCCGTCCAGCCCTTCTCCAATCAGGAAGACAGGAGATCCCTAGAGTACTAAGGAAGGGAACACCTGCTATGATGGCCTTTGTCGGAGCTGACACACTTGAGTCCTTCACgctgttcctctctccctcaggCCAGTTGGTTGCCGTCACCCACCTGCTGCCCATATCTCTGCCTGCTGCCCCTGACACCGGTCATCATGTCTCACAGTGAGAGTCAGAGCCACGAGCTTGAAGTAGGCCTTAAGGCCCAAAGAGAGGCTCAGGGCCTGGTAGCTGCACAGGTTCCTGCAACTGAGGAGAAGGAAActgcctcttctcctctctctcctttgatCCAGGGTGCCCCAGAGGTGGTGCCTGCTGCTGGAAACCCAGGTGTTCTCCAGCAGTCTGGGGAAGCCTGCTCTTCCTCCCCCGCCGTCGAAGCCACTCTATCGAGCAAATCAAATGAGGGCTCCGGCCGCCCAAGACGGGATGCAGGTGCCTCCCAGGCTCCACCAGACCCGGCGATCCTGCCTGACGATGTCCTAGACAAGATGGTAGCTAAATTGCTGCAGTTTCTGAGTGGCAAGTACGTAGCAAAGAAGCCCATCACAAAGGCGGAAATGCTGAAGAGCATCAAAGAGCACAAGAACCACTTCCCCGTGATCTTCAAGAAGGCCTGTGAGTGCATGGAGATTGTCTTTGGCCTCAAAGTGAAGGAAGTGGACCCCATCAACCACTCCTACGTGCTTATCAAAACCCTAGACCTCACCTACGATGGGATGCTGAGTGACGACCAGGGCATGCCCAAGACCGGCCTCCTGATCCTTATCCTGGGTGTGATCTTTATGGAGGGCGACCATGCCCCTGAGGATAGGATCTGGAGGGTGCTGAGCGAGATCGGAGTGTATGCTGGGAGGAAGGATTTCATCTATGGGGAACCCAGGAAGCTCATCACCGAAGATTTAGTGCAGGAAAAGTACCTGGTATACCAGCAGGTGCCCCACAGCGATCCTCCACGGTACGAACTCCTGTGGGGTCCCAGGGCCCGCGCTGAAACCAGCAAGATGAAAGTCCTGCAGTTTTTTTCCAAGGTCACTGGCACTGACCCCACTTCCTTCCCGTACTGGTATGGAGAAGCTTTGCGAgacgagagagagcgagcccggGCCACAGTGGCCACCACCGATGGTACTACTGTCACAGCCAGTGAAGGTTCCAGTGTCCCGTCCGGCAGCTTCTCTCGCCCTGAGTGAAGCCTGAGGAAGATCCTCCACTCTGTGGTTGAAGAGGGCAGTCGAAGTTCTAAACGGTGGAGGACTGAATTgcagattttatctttttttttttcattttggtatttttcaaatGCTCTTCTAAAAGGTTAGCTTCATGGTCTAGGTTCATGAATGACCCTGGTCACATCTTTACTGCTGTTCATTAGGCTTAAGAATAAGAATTTTGCTCTTCTGGAAAACATACTGGGAAACTTTCAATCTTATTTTCTGATCTGGAAGAAGATAGCATGGCACAGATAGTGGAATTTCCTTAGAAATATGCAAGAGTCCGGCAATAAAATCGATGGGATGGAGAAATAGAGGGGGAAATGTACAAGACGGTCATGCTAGGATTCCTGAATCCCGTTTAATCGGCTGGCTAGTAAAATTAAAGATCTGTACCTGGATTTGTTCAGCTAAAGTGTGCATGAGAAATTAAATCTTAATAAATGAAAGCCCTGGGTCACTGGCTCATTTATTCTTGCAAGTGTTTTACAAGTAAGAGAAAAGTCTAGAATAGAAAACTGCTCTTAGCAATTCCTTGGGGATCGTGGGTAAACCAGAGAGAAGTCTCCACCTGGGGCACGTATGGAAGACACACGGCACCCCTGTCCCCATGCCACTGAACGCAGTGCACAGATAAGTGTTCTGTATGCATTGTCTACAAGAGTTCCTGAGAAGAGGGTGACAGTCCTTTGAAGTGGTGCGGGGGAGCTGGCGCTTTTTCCTTGGCCTGGGAAAGCAGAGGCCCCACGCCTTTGAAAGGGCATTTTAATTAGGTTATCTCGAGCGTGATGTGGTCACCTCTAAGCAAGGGCTAGACTTTCGGTGGGGGTGAAATGAGTGAAAATTGTCGTTTGGATGCAAGAGCAGCTGGGAGGGAGGAACAGTTAGTCCTTGACTCCAATTCTAGGAGCTATGAGTTGCGTTCTGCTGGGGAAGACTTCCCCATATCCCAATTAAATAATATATCCACTAACAGGGACATTTTAGTTCTATTTACAAAGCAGCATTTGGGGCTCACTTGGTGGTTTGCTCCCTGGAGATGCTCATTCTCTGAGATGTcgtggaaaacacacacacacacacacacgcacacacacgcacaatccCCGATGAGACCATGATAGAGTTTGGGGTCAAAACCACATAGAAATTACTgctatttggggcacctgggtgggtcagttggtcgAGCaactgactgcagctcaggtcatgatctcatggctcgtgagttcaagccctgcatcgggctctgtgctgacagctcagagccagcttccgatcctctgtccccctctctccccctcccctgcttacgctgtcaaaaataaacattaaaaaaaaaagtagtcacgGCTATTAAAGATCCCATAAAAGCCAAGCACCGTGCCAATATATCATTCTAGCAGGTCCTACAAGACAGGACTCATCAAGCCCACTTCACAGGTAAAGAACCTAATGCTCACAGCACTTGgcagtttgcccaaggtcacatgtcTCCTACGTGACAGGGCTGGGACTAGATGCCTGGTCTGAATTCGTCTAAACCCAGGctgttctccctcctcccagcctgagGCTCACCTTTCTGTCTTCTGGCTCATTTCTTTCCAATGTCTTTCAGGCAACAAAGAGAAGGTCCCTGTGTCCAAAGTAGGCCCAAAGAAGGAAGGGGACAATGAGAATCAAACACTGTGGACTGTCCGGGCTTTATTTCCCTACCGTCCGGCCTGCCTGAGCCCCAGAGCTCCTGGGGAGGCGACTGCCCACGTGCTGGTGTGTGTCTCAATCCAGGCACTTTCCTGCGTGACTGCACCCTTCCCCTgatctccctctgtctgcctccctgtcCAGCTCTAGAATCCGGCCTGCTGACCGCTCatcactttttcttcctttggagaCCTGTGCTCCCAATGAACAGCCCCAATCGCCTGCCTTCCCCCAGACTCTCTGCAGAAGGATGTCCGGCTGGCTGGCCTCTCTCTTTCCGGAACCCTGATAGCAACAGCCCCTTAGCAGTAAAAGTGTACTTTGGAGGATGGTCAGATGCCTGAGCGCCCCTCCTGGCGTCTGCAACACACTTTCAAATGAGCTGGCAAGTAGAGTCTGATTTGCTCATAATCTACTGGTTCTTAGGCTATAATCCTGACGTTAGGGATGGTTCTTGAAACCACACTGATATTTGCAGGTAAGAGTCTAATAAGACATATTATTTGAAACAGGCCACTGATGACATCAGCAGATGAACAACTCACCTAGATGGTCAAACACCAAAACATCTAAGTAGTGGAGGAGGAAACACCACGGAAACCACTATGTAAGCAAACAACTACAGGGGCTGAATTCCTAAAACCCCTGAGTCCTAGGAGGTGAACAATGGTTTCTTTGGTGGACATGTTAGctctggtttaaaaaaacaaaagtcggGGTGCCCGGGtcgctcagttgagcatctgactcttgatttcggctcaggtcatgatcccaggttcatgggatcgagccccacatcgggctcagtgctgagtgtagagcctacttaggattctctttctccctctgccccttacccccactcgcactcacattcatgtgctctctctctaaaaaacaaaaacaaaaacaataggggtgcctgggtggctcagtcggttaagtgtcaaaattcggctcaggtcacgatctcacggtttgtgagtttgcgcaccatgtcgggctctgtgctgacagcttggagcctggagcctgcttcggattctgtgtctccctctctctctgtgtcactcccccactcgtgctctctctcaaaaataaacatttaaaaaatattaaaaaataaaaacacaaaaagacaataaataacacAGAGGGCCTTCCCTGATGTTGTACCCATATTTTCACTGCAAAGGCAGAACCCTGTCAAGTACCCTAATGCCACACAAATTATGAGGGTTTCTACTCTAATGGGAACAGGAATTACTCCCAGCCCTGTGTGATTTCCAGAGTTCTCTTTCTGTACAGCAATCTCCTCTTAGCAACCTGTCCTGCCAATTTTAGCTACCCTGGCCTTCCTGGACTCCCGGCTCCATCTGAACTCAAGGAGACtgtccaggccccccccccctccttgcACACATGCATTATCCTCCTAGGCAAATAAACTAGGGTGCCCTAGAACTTACCTcctttgttttccatctcttaGAGGTCGCTGTCCTTCACGGCCAGATGTCTAATAAACTGAAAATTGTTTCGTAGTTTTCATTCGTATTTTTAGGTCTATCAGGTAGGAGTTGGGTTCCTGTTATTTCACCGTGGCTAGAAGTCCCATAGTccaaatttaaaatctaaattagGCATGACTGATGCCCCCAAATTTTTACctttataattacaaatataaatattttcgggacgcctgggtggctcagtcggttgagcatctgacttcagctcaggtcatgagctcatggtttgtgagttcgagccccgcgtcaggctctgtgctgacagctcagagcctggagcctgcttccgattccgtgtctccctctctgtcctccggcccctcccctcctcgtgcactgtctctctctctctcaaaataaacattacaaaaaatacaaatacaaatattttaaaatgtgacctTGACTCctgaaaataaatgcacacattcTCTGGACGATTTGTTTACAACAGTGATCAACCTCTTGCCAGATTGCACCCACCTCCGGCATGCCTCCTGCTTGTCCGACTAGAAAGAAAACATGATGCAATCCATTTCATTAGCTGTGTGTAGCTCACGCTTTCAAAGACAACGCTACACAGGTAAGAATCGGTCTTCTCTTTGAAGCCCTCTCTCCAGAAAAAgtattcacatattttaaatgagGGAATTATATTTACATCTAAATCATATTCTCCGTGATTTGATTGAATCCAATATTTACAGGAAGCATAACATACAGACAATTCTAGGAGAAGGAGTTACAATGATCACATTCATTACGAGGAGGGTTGTTTATGCCTCTTGTCAAAgctcataataaataaatcacgctattttaaaaatagattcttcAGTCATCACCGCAATACTTCCAGTCGGGCCTGAAATgcacttttattttcctgattgaTGCAACATTTTCACAAGAATGTTTATCCTCTCTTCCTAGACCAGCGCAACACTATCACCAGTTTCTCAACACACAGTATCTTTTACAAAGTAAATACCATGTGAAAAGTGCTGGGTCATTTTGATGCCGTTCGCTTTGATACATGTTACATGCTTTGTTTTTAGCTCCCACAGGCTCACATTCTGCACTCAACAATTCTGCCATTTTAATGATTTCATCCACACCCTGCCCGAACGAAGCCATTAATGGTCATCTGTGCCATTCCATATTATTTGTGTGCCCTAGGATTTTACTGGATTACTTGTTCTACTTTAGAACAACTGCACAGCCGCTCTCCTCAAAGCGAgcgttttctctttattttttcaatcatGGCACTCCTTCTGAAACCGATCAGAATCCCAGAGTTTTACCGAATGATTTGGATCCAAAGGTGTTCGTATAGATTTTAACTTGTAAAATCCTCCCGTATTGTTTACTTCTTTGCAATGGAACCATCTCATaatacttttgtgggtttttttttcccttttgagaaTATAGGTTcttgttaagtgtccgacttcggctcaggtcatgatctcacggtgcatgggttcgagccccgcatcgggctctgtgctgacagctcggagcctggagcctgcttcagattccgtgtctccctctctcccactcgccCTCCgggtctctttctctccccaaaataaacaaacattaaaaaagttaaaaaaaaaaaaaagaatataggttCACCTTCTCTAAAGAAAGATGCAAGTGAATTAATTACCAGTATCTGCCAATATACCACTTTTGTCCCAACACCATGTAATATTGAGCTAGCATTTCCCCCCTGCAAAATTAAAACTGGGCCTTATTTTCCCACATTAACTTGTTGCCTTTATATGCATTTGCCATAAATCCAAATAATTTGATGACTATATCCCAACAATTACAAATTACTAATACGTCATTGATGATTCTAAGTGTCCTATCATTTTTGCCCTTTCTGCAAACTGCTGTAAATCTTTTTCTCTATGTGCTCAGAGTCATATACTTTAAGCTAGGTCTACAATAGACGGAATATTTGTGTCTTCCCCAAGTTCatgtgtttggaggtggggcctttgggaagtattTAGTTCACAAAGGTGGAGCCCTGGTGAATGGGGCTGTACCCTCATAAGAGGCCGGAGAACCAGGTAGCTCTCTTTCTGTTGCGTTAGGATACCAAGAAGTCGGCAGTCAAGAACTTGgaggagagctctcaccagaacccagccATGCCGGCGTCATCTCACAATTCCAGCCTTCgtaactgtgagaaataaaattctgttgttgataagccactcagtttatggCTATATGTTATGGGAGCCTAACATATCTAAGCTAAGACAATGTCCAAAGCTTTTGGTTTAtaacagtctttaaaaaagaaaaagattggctATTTCAGCTTctctggtctttaaaaaaaaaaccagtttttgtttcattgataattatttatcattttctaatttcaatttcattgatttctgcctttATATATATTGTTACTCTCCTTCTATTTGCATtggatttaatttactttttctttttatagtttaagGTGGCAGCTGGTATTATTAAACTGAGTCCGATCTTcctttctaatataagcatttaatgaCATAAATTTCCCACTTAGCACTGCTTTAGTGAAGTGCCATAAATTCCGATCTGTATTTAggttttcattcagttcaaaatattttctaatttccttcagTTTTCCCTTTGAAGCACAGGTTagcaaaaatgtattatttcatttccaaatatctagGGATCCTGccgacaaaaataaataaagaaataaataaatattgaggcCTTAAACGCCAGAGTGAGGATTCTGTACCTAA
This region of Felis catus isolate Fca126 chromosome X, F.catus_Fca126_mat1.0, whole genome shotgun sequence genomic DNA includes:
- the LOC101085187 gene encoding putative MAGE domain-containing protein MAGEA13P isoform X1, with the translated sequence MDSGRQREESRAWAQLWHLRDRAGSSTRQASWLPSPTCCPYLCLLPLTPVIMSHSESQSHELEVGLKAQREAQGLVAAQVPATEEKETASSPLSPLIQGAPEVVPAAGNPGVLQQSGEACSSSPAVEATLSSKSNEGSGRPRRDAGASQAPPDPAILPDDVLDKMVAKLLQFLSGKYVAKKPITKAEMLKSIKEHKNHFPVIFKKACECMEIVFGLKVKEVDPINHSYVLIKTLDLTYDGMLSDDQGMPKTGLLILILGVIFMEGDHAPEDRIWRVLSEIGVYAGRKDFIYGEPRKLITEDLVQEKYLVYQQVPHSDPPRYELLWGPRARAETSKMKVLQFFSKVTGTDPTSFPYWYGEALRDERERARATVATTDGTTVTASEGSSVPSGSFSRPE
- the LOC101085187 gene encoding putative MAGE domain-containing protein MAGEA13P isoform X2, translating into MSHSESQSHELEVGLKAQREAQGLVAAQVPATEEKETASSPLSPLIQGAPEVVPAAGNPGVLQQSGEACSSSPAVEATLSSKSNEGSGRPRRDAGASQAPPDPAILPDDVLDKMVAKLLQFLSGKYVAKKPITKAEMLKSIKEHKNHFPVIFKKACECMEIVFGLKVKEVDPINHSYVLIKTLDLTYDGMLSDDQGMPKTGLLILILGVIFMEGDHAPEDRIWRVLSEIGVYAGRKDFIYGEPRKLITEDLVQEKYLVYQQVPHSDPPRYELLWGPRARAETSKMKVLQFFSKVTGTDPTSFPYWYGEALRDERERARATVATTDGTTVTASEGSSVPSGSFSRPE